The following are from one region of the Leptolyngbya sp. CCY15150 genome:
- the pstC gene encoding phosphate ABC transporter permease subunit PstC, with translation MTASTPSESDLWRPNRAVSKRTEFIVKMIFGAFAMVSVATTIGIVLTLIFEAVAFFQVVPLWRFLTETRWTPLFSSAQFGIMVLISATVMVSFIAIVVALPLGLLSAIFLSEYASPKVRAVLKPALELLAGVPSVVFGYFALLFVSPLLRTATPAWLQSIIPNWDQFIPGLQGFNALSAGIVLGISITPLVASLSEDALFAVPRSLRDGAYALGSTKRETIIAVVLPAALSGIVSALILAISRAIGETMIVTLAAGQNPTLGFNPLVPVMAMTAFIVQVSLGDTPAGSLAYQTIFAVGMTLFVITLTLNIFSFWFVRRFREKYE, from the coding sequence ATGACTGCTAGCACACCTTCAGAGTCCGACCTGTGGCGGCCCAATCGAGCCGTAAGCAAGCGCACCGAATTTATCGTTAAGATGATCTTCGGAGCCTTTGCTATGGTCTCCGTGGCAACCACGATTGGTATTGTCCTAACGCTTATTTTTGAAGCCGTTGCGTTCTTCCAAGTAGTTCCTCTGTGGCGTTTTTTGACAGAAACTCGCTGGACACCTTTATTTTCCAGTGCCCAGTTTGGGATCATGGTGCTCATCAGTGCAACGGTGATGGTGTCCTTTATCGCCATTGTGGTTGCTCTGCCCCTGGGTCTCCTATCTGCCATTTTCCTCAGTGAGTATGCCTCTCCTAAGGTGCGCGCAGTGCTCAAGCCCGCGCTCGAACTCCTAGCTGGGGTGCCAAGTGTTGTCTTCGGGTATTTTGCCTTGCTCTTTGTCTCGCCATTGCTGCGAACAGCAACGCCCGCTTGGCTTCAAAGCATCATCCCAAACTGGGATCAATTTATTCCAGGACTTCAAGGATTTAATGCCCTTAGTGCGGGCATTGTTTTAGGTATTTCCATCACACCGCTTGTGGCCTCACTGAGTGAGGATGCCCTGTTTGCCGTGCCTCGTAGTCTCCGGGATGGAGCCTATGCCCTGGGTAGCACCAAGCGCGAAACGATTATTGCCGTTGTCTTGCCAGCAGCCCTGTCGGGTATTGTGTCAGCCTTGATCTTGGCTATTTCCCGAGCGATCGGGGAAACCATGATTGTCACCCTAGCGGCTGGTCAAAACCCGACATTAGGGTTCAATCCTTTGGTTCCTGTGATGGCAATGACTGCCTTTATCGTCCAGGTTAGCTTGGGAGATACCCCCGCCGGGTCGTTAGCCTATCAAACGATCTTTGCCGTGGGCATGACCCTATTTGTCATTACCCTAACCCTCAATATTTTTAGCTTCTGGTTTGTCCGCCGGTTTCGGGAGAAGTACGAATGA
- a CDS encoding PstS family phosphate ABC transporter substrate-binding protein, whose translation MAPTIRFKRLAGILSFMAVLSIAASCAGGGSQDTAGTEGTDGTSTAASSEGSGLAGDVLVDGSSTVFPISEAMAEEFMAENADVRVTVGVSGSGGGFQKFCAGETDISNASRPIKQEEIDLCAENGIEFVEIPIAFDGLSVVVNPENDWAQCLTVEELKTMWEPSAEGTITNWNQIRPDFPDATLGLYGPGTDSGTYDYFTAALLDAEGESRGDYTASEDDNVLVQGVIGDTNGLAFFGYAYYEENQDSLGLVAIDNGNGCVEPSPETIGDGSYQPLSRPEFFYVKTTSLDNPAVLAFAEYQIALENKGLVEEVGYVALPDAVLEAAQERLAAGTTGSVFEGGSAVGVKLADVL comes from the coding sequence ATGGCACCAACGATCCGCTTCAAGCGCCTTGCAGGCATCTTATCTTTCATGGCGGTTCTGAGCATAGCAGCGTCTTGTGCGGGAGGCGGCAGTCAAGATACCGCAGGTACCGAAGGGACAGACGGTACCTCAACAGCAGCATCGTCCGAGGGCTCTGGGCTCGCTGGCGATGTCTTGGTTGACGGATCTAGTACTGTATTCCCCATCTCTGAAGCTATGGCTGAAGAGTTTATGGCGGAAAACGCTGACGTTCGCGTCACCGTTGGGGTATCCGGTTCGGGCGGCGGCTTCCAAAAATTCTGTGCCGGTGAAACCGACATCTCCAACGCATCTCGTCCTATCAAGCAAGAAGAAATCGACCTCTGTGCTGAAAACGGCATTGAGTTTGTAGAGATTCCCATCGCCTTTGATGGCCTCTCCGTCGTGGTTAACCCTGAGAACGACTGGGCTCAGTGCCTCACGGTAGAAGAGCTGAAGACCATGTGGGAGCCTTCAGCAGAAGGAACAATCACCAACTGGAATCAAATTCGTCCTGACTTCCCCGATGCAACGCTAGGTCTCTACGGCCCAGGCACAGACTCCGGTACCTACGACTACTTCACCGCAGCCTTGCTCGATGCTGAAGGTGAAAGCCGCGGCGACTACACCGCTAGCGAAGATGACAACGTCTTGGTTCAAGGGGTGATCGGCGACACGAATGGTCTAGCCTTCTTTGGCTATGCCTACTACGAAGAAAACCAAGACTCTCTCGGATTAGTTGCCATTGATAACGGCAACGGCTGTGTTGAACCCAGCCCAGAAACCATTGGCGATGGATCCTATCAGCCCCTATCCCGTCCTGAGTTCTTCTACGTTAAGACGACCTCTCTCGACAACCCAGCCGTGCTTGCATTCGCCGAGTATCAAATTGCTCTCGAAAACAAAGGTCTAGTTGAAGAAGTCGGCTATGTGGCGCTGCCTGATGCCGTCCTAGAGGCTGCACAAGAGCGTTTAGCAGCCGGCACAACCGGATCTGTGTTTGAAGGTGGTTCTGCTGTAGGCGTTAAGCTAGCTGATGTGCTGTAA
- a CDS encoding DCC1-like thiol-disulfide oxidoreductase family protein, with translation MRYVIYDGTCNLCVNWVRLLEAIDQGQRFCYVPMQDAAMLEQLDITAADCEMGMILVDGADASQRWQGSDAAEEIGRSLPLGEMLVAAYRNVPGMKWMGDRLYEQVRDHRYPWFGQRALYTSAYGACETGSCGAESASPSVPQPD, from the coding sequence ATGCGCTATGTCATATATGATGGCACCTGCAATCTTTGTGTGAACTGGGTGCGACTCTTGGAAGCCATCGACCAAGGTCAACGATTTTGCTACGTGCCGATGCAGGATGCAGCTATGCTGGAGCAGTTGGACATCACGGCAGCGGATTGCGAGATGGGCATGATCTTGGTAGACGGGGCAGATGCTTCTCAGCGCTGGCAGGGCAGTGATGCGGCGGAAGAAATTGGGCGATCGCTGCCCTTGGGGGAGATGCTGGTGGCGGCCTATCGAAATGTGCCGGGGATGAAGTGGATGGGCGATCGCCTCTATGAGCAGGTGCGCGATCATCGCTATCCATGGTTTGGGCAACGGGCCCTGTATACCTCGGCCTACGGTGCCTGTGAGACGGGAAGCTGTGGTGCGGAGTCTGCATCGCCGTCGGTGCCCCAGCCAGATTGA